The Halostagnicola larsenii XH-48 region GCCGTCGTGGTGGCTCTGTTCGGACTCTACCGCATCGTCATCGTCAAAATCCGCGTCAACCTCTTGCTGTTCGGATTCGTCGTAGCTTCCGAATCCCATACAGTGTCTCATACGACCCGGGGCATCAAAAGTTTCGTGGGTCAGACGCCTATCAGTTTTCGTGAATATCGACGCCAGTATTATACCGACGGCTCCCAAGAAATCGCCTATGGAGGTCCATCACGTCACCGAGGATGCCGAGACGTTCACCTGCAACGCCTTTCTCGTTCGTGGCGACCGAACGACACTTGTCGACGCGGGCGCGTGGGAGGGCGTCGTCGACGAGGTGCGATCCCACCTCGAGGGCGAATCCCTCGACGACATCGTTCTGACGCACCAGCACGGTGACCACGTCGCGGAACTCGAGGCCGTTTGCGACGCCTTCGACCCCGACGTATACGCGTACGCGGCCCATTCGCTTCGAACGCACGAGATCGACGACGGCGACGCGGTTCGGATCGGCGACGAATCCTTCGAGGTCGTCTACACGCCCGGCCACGCCGACGATCACGTCTCTCTGGTCTCGGAGACGACGCTGTTTTCGGGCGACGTGGTCGTCCACGACGACGGCGCGTTCGACTACGGGAGCTTCGGCCGGACCGACATGGCCGGCCAGTCCCGCGAGCGGCTCATCGAGAGCCTCGAGGAACTGCTCTCGCGTCTGTCTAACTCTGTCAAACACATGTACGCGGGCCACGGCGGCGTCTTCCACGGCGACGTCACGGACGTGGTCGAGACGGCGCTCGAGCGAGCCGAAAAACGCGAGCCGAAGTACCCAGACGAGTGAGCGGGTGATCTCGAGGATCGTCGATCCCTGCGACCGAACCAGTCGCTCGAGAATCGTCGAGTCGAAATCGAGTGAGAAAACCGCCGATTATGCCGCGCGCGCTTCCTTGGCTTTCGGGCGGAGCTTCTTGTAGCCGCACTTGCGACAGCGGTTCGCCCCTTTCGAGTTGCGAGCGTTACAGCGCATGCAGATCATCTTCTCGAGCATTCGTTTTTCCGCAGCGTCGAAACTGGCCATGCAGGTGGGTTGGCCGGTGGCGCATATAATGGCTGCGGTCCGTACTGACGGTCGTTTTCAGGGGGTCCGACGGGAACCAGTGCGTCGCCCTCACTCGTCGGCCAGGTAGTCGTCCTGCACGGCGACGATATCGCTCGAGTCCGTACACGCGGCGTACCGATCGAGCGGTTCCTCGTTGAGCGTCAGGAAGGTCTCGCCCCAGCGGAACGGCTCGAGGAGGTCCGCGGCCGCCTCGGCTTCTCCGAAGATGCGCAGCGCCCCGGCGAGCGCTTCGACGGTCGTCAGTTGGAAGGGGCGGCCGTAGTTGATAGGGTTGGCGGCGACGAGAAAGGGCAGCGCGCGGTGGACGCCGTTCATCGAGAACGACGCCTCCTCGGCGGACTCCCACGAGCAATCCAGAGCGACGAGCGTTCCGAGGCCGTCCTCGGCGTCCGCGGGCGAGAGCGCCTGCTCCGCGTGGGGATTGAGGACGACCCCGTAGGGTACCTGTCGCATCGACCGATGGAGGATCGCCCGGTCGAACTTCTCGAGGCGACGGGCGGTGCACTTGTCGGGGTCGTCGTCGCCTTCGTAGTAGACGTGACACTCCACACCCGGTGTAGGCGGGGCCGGGAGAAAAATCGTGTGACTCGAGCAAACCCGCCGACTCACACCGTCGACGAATCGGAAGGCGACTTGTGGATCGTCTCCCCGCGATTCAGCCGGGCAGCGATCGTGAACGTCTGTTCGGCCTCCCGGCGAGTCGGAAAGTGTGCCGCCAGATACCGTGCCGTCGCGATCAGGGGGACCCATCGGCGGTCCGCGTCTTCACCTCGCTCTCGAGCCAGTTCGAACTGCTCGAATGCGGCCTCGAGGTTCTGGAGCGTGTGGAACCCGGCGTCTTCGCGCAGGAGGCCGTGGCCCAGCGTTCGCTTCAGTTCGTCCGCGTCGCCGTCGCAGGCGACGAACTCGGCCACGAGACGACCGGCCCGGTCGACCTCGCCCTCGGCGTCGAACGTCTCGAGGAGGTCCTCGAGAATTGCGTCGGGGTCGCGTCCAGTCTCATTTTCCTCGGGGTCGGGGATCGGGGCTGGCGGCGTGTTGAGGAATCGATCGAGGTAGACGTTGATCGCGACGTCGAAGACGGCCCGGTAGAGTTCGATCGCATCGGTCCGGCGGGTCGACTGGTGGACCGCGTTGGCGTAGGTGAACGTGTGGTGGACGGTGTTCCAGTCGGAGAACTCGTTCGCCGTCCCGAACTGCGCGACGCGGGTCGCGGCCGCGTGAACGACTTCGGCGGCGAGCGCTTCGGTCGTCGCCCCCGCGCGGACGGCGTCGGCCAGGGCGTCTACGATCGCCTCCGGATCGTCCCCGAGCAGCGTCGGCTGAAAGTCCTCGGGCGGCGACCACGACGAACCCGTTCCGCCTCCCGCGCTCGCCAGTGTCTCGAGCCCGCTCGTCTCGGTCACGTCGCCGCCGTAGACCTCCTCGAGCAGCGCCACGAGATCGACCGGCTGTCGCCACGACGACCGCTCGTCGCTTCGGGAGGCCGTCGCGAGCGGTTCGACCAGACTCGCGAGCGTCGTCGGGGCGTGCTCCCAGCCGACGTGCTCGAGCGTTTCGAAGGCCTTGTTCGCGAAATCGAGCACGTGCCCGGTCGAGAGATAGGGATGGTCCGTGGCGGCCGCGAAAACCAGTTCCGCGACCGCCGCCTCGTCGTACCCGGCGGCGACCGCCGTGCGCAGACACCGCTCCGCGCCGTCTGCGTCCCGCACTTCGATACACTCGCGGAACCAGGATTTCAGCCGCTCGAGGGAGACATCCGTCGTCGAGAACGCGGGCTGGGAAACGGTCGGCGGTTCGCCGTCGCAGTCGATCGCGACGTGGCGAACACCGGTATAGAGCGCCCGCTTTCGGTCTTCGGACGCTACGTCATCCATCACGTTCGCCATGCAACCGAGGATGGTCAGGCCGGAACTCCAGCCAGCCTCGCGATACTGGGTTCCGAACTCGAGAGTTCGTTCGACCGGCGAGCGGTAGTCCACGCCCGCGTCGAGCAGTCCGATCGTCGATTTGGCGAGGACGAGTCGCAGGTTCTCCGCGAGGCCCGCCTCGAGGCGGTCGGCCCAGTGTTCGTCGGGTGGCTTCTCTCGCTCCGGCGTCGGATCGACGTAGACCGTGCCGTCTCGGACCTCGACGGGATACGTCTGTACGTCGTCGGCCCACGGATCGAACGTATCGCCACACGAGAGTTCGAATCGCGCGTGGTGCCAGTGGCAGGTGAGGATGCCGTCGTCGACGGTGCCTTCGGCGAGCGGAAATCCCATGTGGGGACAGCGGTTGTCGACCGCGCGTATCTCCCCTTCGTGGGCGAAGACCGCGAGCGCTTTCCCGCCGCGGGAGATCAGGGTTCGGCCCTCCGCCTCGAGTTCCTCGAGCGACGCGACTTCGAACAGGTCGTCGGAGCTGGTAGCCATGCAACGGTCTACCACGGCATCGGTGAAAACCGTTCCCTGCACCGCGTTCGTGGCTTCGAACCGCTCGAGAACGAGCGACGTCCGAGACGCCGGTGCTTTTCACCCGCGGGGTCGAATCTCGACGCACCCATGGACGGAGACGCCCTCGTGAGACGCTACTACGACGCGCTCGACGACCACGAGTACGAGACGCTCGAGGGGCTACTGGACCCCGGTTTCGTCCAGCAACGACCGGACCGAACCTTCGAGAGCCGCGAGGCGTTCGTCCAGTTCATGCGCGAGAAACGGCCGAACCCCGACACCAGCCATGACCTCGTGGAACTGGTCGTCGACGACGACCGCGGTCGAATCGCCGCTCGAGGGCGGGTGCTCGAGGGCGAACAGGAATTATTCGAGTTCGCGGATTTCTTTGAGTTAGTGGGCGACTCGATCGTTCGGTTGGAAACGTACAGCCGATAAACGAAGAAAAGGACAGTTTCCCGTCCACCTCCAGCAGGGCGATTAGGGAGGATATCTCGAGGGACATGTGTAGACGAGGACATGATGGTTTTTAGAATGGTTTAAGATCTATTGATTCTTGATACATATCATGACGGAACAATCGGCCGGCTATGTCGGGACGCAAGACGACGTAATTCTCGGTAGGGTCGGTGCGTTCGTACTTGATTATATCCTCTCGCTCATTCTTGGAATGATTCTGGGATTTGGATTAGCGATCGCCCTCGATTCGGTCGCGGGTGTGTATCTCGGCATGCCTATCGGACTGCTCGGATACTATATTCTTCTCGAAGGGGCGACCGGGCAGACGCTTGGAAAACGTCTCGCCGGTGTTATCGTCGTCAGTCGCGATGGAAGTTCGATTACCTTTCGCCAGGCGCTCGTTCGTAATCTCCTTCGAATCGTCGATGGGATTTTGAGCTACGCGGTTGGGCTCGTCGTCATGCTCGTTAGCGACGACCGACAACGCGTCGGGGACCACGCTGCTAATACTCTCGTCGTTCGTTCGAAGCGGTAACGACTACCATTAGCGCATACCGCACGTGGTTTGAGAGGAAACTAGCAGGTTGGTACGGAAACATCCGAACCGGCCCATCGAAGAATACCGATTCACTCAGACACGTGTCAGGGCTGCTCGATAGTGGTATCCGTTATTGCTTCGTCTGATGTCGGACAGTTCCCAGCCCGTGCCGATCGTTGCGTCTCGCAATCGGGCTGGGCTAAACAAACGGAACAAGAGCGTCTTACCGACGGCGCCTTCGTACTCGCAGTGGAAGAGACGGTAGGCAAGCCCTCGCGTGGGGTCGTCTCGATAGCCAAATAACTCACCAGCGTCCTCGTGCTCGGGGTCGTGGAAGTCGATAACTGCAGTAGCGTTTGGTTTCGTGATAACGGCGAGGTCGCCGAGAAAACGCCTGAGTCCTTGCATCGATCCGGCGAGTTCGACCTGCGTCCCTTTGGCGTGGACCGACGCGAACTGGTTTCGCTCGAAAGAATCCGGGAGGGAGAACATATCCGCTTGCACCGCGTTCTCGACACCCCGGTCTCGCATCGTTTTGACGAGGAGATTGCTGATTTCGATCGCGACCGTCTCATACTGTTCTTGCCAGTAGAGCGCCTCAGATCCGACGCCTGCCCCCATATCGAGAAGTGGCCCGTCGAGCCAGGAATCGACCCACTGTTGCTTGTCACTCTCGCCTGTCACGGCTCCAAAGTAGAATTCTTCGATAGGGTGAACACGAGTTGCGGAGCCATTTCTATCTACGAGCGGTTCATTCCGTTCCCCCAGGTAGTGATCTCGGATCGCTCGTCCAAATAGGTCAGCAGTCACCATACGTGCTAACATACCTCAATTATAATAAACTCATAATGACAGCGAGTCACAGGCAACCGGCCTCTTTTCGAGCATCGAATAGGCAACGTATAGTAGCTGCTTTCAGGCCGAACAGTTGTTCGGCCCCAACTCGAGTTCGAGTCGATCCTCCGACTCGAGTTCCTCCGATATACCCCGATTGTGGCCGATGATCTCTTCGTAGTTCGAAGGCTTTTCGCCGGCGTCGGCCATCCGGTCGACGAACGCGTCTTCCTCGAGGTCGAGGATGTCGATTCCGGTTCGGGCGTCTCCAATCGTCGTTTCGATCGGCTCGCCCGGCGAGCCGTGGTCGAACTCGCCGTCTGCGGTGACGGTGACGTGGCCCGGACAGACCACGATCGATTCGGGTTCGGCGAGCACGGTGCGGTGGAGGCTTTCGTAGAGCATTCGGGCTCCCGTCTCGCCCTCGTCCTCGTTGAACTCGAGTTCCGTCCGCCCCGTCGAGTCGACGTGGAGCGTATCCGCGGTCAACAGTGCCCGGTCGTCGATCAGTATCGAGAGCATCTCGCTCGTGTGGCCCGGCGTCTCGAGCGCCTTCAGGCCGAGCGTGCCGACCTCGAGGACTTCGTTTCGCTCGAGCGGCGTGTACTCGACTTCGACGCCGCGGTCGGCGACGCGCTCGCCGAGGTAGTACGGTACCTCGAGTCGATCCGCGAGTTCGGGTCCGCCGGAGACGTGATCGGCGTGGACGTGCGTATCGATGACGCCGACGATCGAGAGCCCCGCTTCCTCGGCGGCGACCGCGAACTCGTCGGTGTCCGCGGTCGGATCGACGACGACGGCGTCTCCCGTTTCGGGACAGCCGACGAGATACGAGAGACACCCCTTGGCTCGTCGCTGCACCTGCACGAGTTCGACGGAGTCGCCGGCGGAAACCCGCGCCCGGTCGTAGACGCGACTCCAGCCTTTCATCCCGCCCTCGATGGCGGCGACCTCGTACTCGTCGGTAGCGGACTCGAGTTGGGTCGCGAGGTTGCCCGACGAGATTCCCTTCGCGCAGACGGTGAGAACGCGTTCGGTCCCGTCGACGACGCCTTCGAGTTCCTCGAGACGGCCGTCGAGGTCCTCCTCCGGGCCGAACGGGAAGTTGATCGCGCCGGCGACGTGCCACGACTCGAAGCTCTCCTCGGGACGCGTATCCAGGAGTACGTACTCCTCGTCGCCGTCCTGTAGCTCCGCGAGTCGGTCGGCCGAGAGCGTAGTGACCATGTACCGTTCTAGGGGCTCACGGCCCTAAAGGCCGCCCGGCGAGTGCAGCCTCTCAGTGCGCACGAGAAAAGCAGCGTCCGGCCTCGAACGAGAAAAACGAAAGCGCGTGTGACCGTCGGAAGCCGCGATTACTCGAGGTCGAAGCGGTCGGCCGCCATCACGCCGTGCCACGCGTCGACGAAGTCGGAGACGAGTTTTGCCTCGCCGTCTTCGGCGCCGTAGACCTCGGCGATGGCGCGGAGGCGGGAGTTCGAGCCGAAGATGAGGTCGACGCGCGTGCCCGTCCACGCGACCTCGCCGGTCTCGCGGTCGCGCAGTTCGAAGACCTCGCAGTCCTCGGAGACCGGCTCCCACTCGTAGTCCATCGAGAGGACGGTCTCGAAGAAGTCGTTGGTCAGGGTTCCCGGCTCGTCGGTGAAGACGCCGTGGTCGGAGTAGGTGGCGCCGAGGGCGCGCATGCCGCCGACCAGCGCGGTCATCTCGTCGGGCGTCAGGTCGAGCAGGTCCGCCTTGTCGACCAGTTCATCTTCGGCCGAGTTTCGGGCTTCGTCGCTCAGGTAGTTACGGAAGCCATCCGCGTCCGGCTTCAGGGCCTCGAAGGACTCCACGTCCGTCTGGGCCTCCGTGGCGTCGGTGCGGCCGGGCTCGAACGGCACCTCGACGTCGTAGCCGGCGTCGCTCGCCGCCTGCTCGACGGCCGCGTTCCCGCCGAGGACGATCAGGTCAGCCAGCGAGACGCGCACGTCGTCCGACCGCGAGTCGTTGAACTCGGTCTGGATCTCCTCGAGCGTCGAGAGGACCGTCTCGAGTTCGTCCGGTTCGTTGACCTCCCAGCTACGCTGCGGTTCGAGGCGAATACGCGCGCCGTTGGCGCCGCCGCGCTTGTCGCTGTCGCGGTAGGTCGAGGCCGCCGCCCACGCGGTCTTGACGAGTTGCGTGCGGGTGAGATCTGCGGCGAGGACGCGCTCTTTGAGGTCGTCGATCTCGGCGTCGCCGATCAGGTCGTAGTCGGCGTCCGGAAGCGGATCCTGCCAGATGAGTTCCTCGTCCGGGACCTCGGGACCGAGGAATCGCTCGGAGGGGCCCATGTCACGGTGGATCAGCTTGTACCACGCCTTCGCGAAGGTCCGCTGGAACGCGGCCGGGTCCTCCTGGAAGTGCTCTAAGACCTCGCGGAAGTCGGGATCGCGCTTCAGCGCGATGTCCGTCGTGAGCATCATCACGTCCTCTTTCGCCGACGGCTCTTCGACGCCGGGGGCGGATTCGTCGAGTTCGCCGTTCTGCGTGGTCCACTGCCAGGCGCCGCCCGGTCCCTTCTCGGGCCACCACGTGTAATCGAGCAGCGAGTCCACATAGCCCATGTCCCACTGGGTCGGCGTGGTGTTCCACGGCCCCTCGATACCGCCGGTGATCGTGTCGGCTCCCTTTCCGGAACCGTACTCGTTCTTCCAGCCCAGACCCTGTTCCTCGATCGGCGCCGCTTCGGGCTCGAGACCGACGTGTTCGTCGGCCTCGGCGGCGCCGTGAACTTTCCCGAACGTGTGCCCGCCGGCGATGAGCGCGACCGTCTCCTCGTCGCTCATCGCCATGTGGCTGAACGTCTGGCGGATGTTCTTCGCGGACGCGTCGGGGTCGGGTTCGCCGTTCGGCCCCTCGGGGTTCACGTAGATGAGGCCCATCACGGTGTTACCGAGCGGGTCCCGAAGGGCACCGTCCTCGTCGAAGCGCTCGGGAGAGGCGCCCTCCATCTCGTCTTCCGGACCCCAGTCGACGGCATCGTCGGGTGCGTAATCGTCCTCGCGACCGCCGGCGAAGCCGTACGTCTCGAAGCCCATCGACTCGAGTGCGACGTTGCCCGCCAGAACGATCAGGTCCGCCCACGAGAGCTTCTGGCCGTACTTCTGCTTGACGGGCCAGAGGAGACGACGGGCCTTGTCGAGGTTCGCGTTGTCCGGCCAACTGTTGAGGGGAGCCAGACGCTGCCGCCCGCCGGAGGCGCCGCCGCGACCGTCGCTCGTCCGGTAGGTACCGGCGCTGTGCCAAGCCATTCGGATAAACAGCGGCCCGTAGTGGCCGTAGTCGGCGGGCCACCACTCCTGCGAGTCCGTCATCAGCTCCTCGAGGTCCGCCTTGACGGCCTCGTAGTCGAGTTTCTCGAACGCCTCGGCGTAGTCGAACGCCTCGCCCATCGGGTCCGTCTGCTGTGCGTTCTGATCGAGGATGTCCAGATTCAGCGCATCTGGCCACCAGTCTCGGTCTGATTCTTGCATCATCGGGTGATTGTTACTTTGCCCTATTAAGATTGTCTAATTCGGTAACGAACTCTTCTGTTCGACCCAATTGATCTTTTCGATTTGTGAAATCATGTCAGTATCAGGTTCATAGAAGAGATCCTGTATAATCGCGAGAGCGATGGGATAGTGGGATCTGAGTGGACACTGACGCCTTCCTCAGCCGGAGTGGAGGCGAGACAATACTGGGCGCCTACTGCGGTCCGTACAGCGAATTCGGTTGACGAATCGATAGTTTTTGTTTTCGATCTCCCATACCGAATTCGGACACCGCTGCTCGAATCGGCTCAAGGAAGCAAATTCCCACCTCAGTCGTGCGGAGAGCGACGGCGATTCGAAGCTGACGAGTACGGCGACCAAACGTCCGATAACCGCTTCGAACCGCATGGTTATTCGGGCCGGAACGGGTCCGAATACCGAACCAGTAAAGGCGAGCGCACTCGTCGTCGAGCACATGACGACGACGCTCGGAACGGCGAGCGCGGAGCCCGGCGAGATCGACACGGGTCGTCTCGAGGTCGGCGAAACCCGAGACGGGAGCCCGTTCGGACTACCGGTCGCCGTGGTAAACGGCGCGGGAACCGGGAAAACGCTGTACATGCAGGCCGCAAGCGACGGCGACGAGTTGAACGGTGTCGGTGTCCTCACGCGGGTCGTTCCGCGGCTCGATCCCGCCGAAATTTCGGGAACGATCCTCATCGTCGGAATCGTCAACTACCACGCGTTTCAGGTCGCCGAACATCGAAACCCGATCGACGATACGAAGATGAACCGCGCCTATCCCGGCTCCGAGAACGGAACCTCGAGCGAGCGGATCGCCCACGCGACGTTCGACGTGGCCAAGCGGGCGGACGTTATTCTGGACCTCCATCAGGGATCGACCAGTCGGATGATCGATGAGGTCCGAGTTCGCTGTGGCAAGCGCCACCGGATGCACGAGGAGTGTCTCGAGCTCGCGAAGGCCTTCGGCTGTGGCTACGTGCTCGACCAGAAAGGACCCGACGGACAGCTCGCTCGAGCCGCCCCCGACGAGGGAATTCCGACCGTCGACCCGGAACTCGGAGGCTGTGTCGGCTGGGACGAAACCAGCGTCCAGAAGGGAACCGAGGGCGTCTTCAACGTCCTTCGGTACTACGACTTCCTCTCCGAAAGCCACGACCTGAACCGGCAGATTCGCGCGAGCAGCTTCGAACAGTACGGCTCGCCCGTCGGCGGAGTGGTCACGATCGAGAAGGAACTCGGCCAGCAGGTTCGGGCCGGCGAGACGCTGTTCGAAGTCACGACCGTCTTCGGCGAGACCAAAGCCGAGATCACCGCCGACAGCGACGGCGTGCTCTGGCGAGCGCGTCGGCTTCCGCAGGTCGCGACCGGGGAATACGTCTGCTCGGTCGGAACCGACGTCGACTCCTACTGACCATGACTGCCGATCTACTCTGTCCCGACTGCGAGACCGTTTACGAAGCGGGTCCAGACGAACCTTGGCGCTGTGACTGCGGGCACGCTCTCGAGATCCGCGAGGAACCCGCGCTGGCGGATGCGATCGATTCCCCGCCGACGGTAGACGCGAGTGCCGGACTCTGGAGCTTTGCTGACTTGCTACCGGTCGAAAAACGCGTGACCCTGCAGGAGGGATTGACGCCGCTGGTCGACGCCGATCGATGGAACGCCTCGTTCAAACTCGAGTACGTCTCTCCCACTGGATCGTTCAAGGACCGCGGCGCAACGACAACGCTCTCGAGGGCCGTCGAACTCGGCGTCGAAACGGTGATCGAGGACTCCTCTGGAAACGCGGGTGCGGCGATCGCCACCTACGCCGCTCGCGCCGGGCTCGAGGCGGAGATCTACGTTCCCGCGGACGTCAAACCCGCCAAACTGCGGGCCATCGAACGCGCCGGCGCTCGCGCCATCGAGGTAACGGGGAGCAGACAGGACGTGACGGAGGCGTGTCTCGAGGCCGTCGCGGTGGGGGACGGATGGTACGCGAGCCACTCGTGGAATCCGGCGTTTTACGCGGGAACGATGACGTTCGCGTTCGAGATCGCAGCACAGCGAGACTGGGAGGTGCCGGACGCAGTCGTGCTCCCGGTCGGACACGGAACACTCTTTCTCGGCGCGTATCGAGGCTTTTCCCGGCTTGTGGACGCGGGGATCACCGACGAAATACCGCGCCTGCTCGGCGTGCAGGCCAGCGGCTGTGCACCCGTCGTTCAACGACTCGAGGGTGACACGAGCGGCGCCGAGACGGACGACGCTACGGAGAGCGGAGACGCCACCGAGACGGCCGCGACCCTCGCCGACGGCATCCGGATCGCCGAACCCGCCCGCGAGGACGAACTCCTCGAGGCGATCGAAGCGAGTGACGGGGACGCGATCGCGGTCGGCGACGAGACGATCGAAACGACGCTCGAGTCGCTTCAGGCCAGCGGCTTCAACGTGGAACCGACGAGCGCGGTCGCGCCCGCGGGGCTCTCCCGCTATCGCGAGCGGGGGATCGTCGAACCCGACGACGACGTGGTCGTCCCGCTGACCGGCAGCGGTCTGAAGTATTCGTAAGTGAGACTACAGACGGCACGCGGCTGGAATCCGGCACGTTCGGGCCCGAACCTGTTAAACCGCAAACAATCACTCTCGAGTCCGATAAACTCATACAAACAGGACAGTAATACCGGGTTATGAATCGTCGAAGTCTGCTCGCCGGAACGGCCGCCCTCGGGGTAACGAGCGTCGCCGGCTGTCTGGGGACGTTCGGAATGGACGAACACGAAGCGTCGCCCGCGAGCGTCGACGAGAGCGCCCGCCAGGAAACCGACTACGAACAGACCGGTGTTACGGAAGACACTATCGAACAATCGGTCGGCCTCGCGATATTCTCGCAGGACGTCTCGGTGACGAACTACATCACCGAACACGAAAAGCCAGTCACGGTCGGACCGCTCACGATGGACGGCGGCGGCGGGTTTCTCGTCGTGACGACGCCGCAGGCGAGCGTGCTCGGCCAGGAGCTCAATCCCGTCAGCGACATGTCGCCAAAGGAGCTTATCGAGCGCATCGAGGGCAACTACGCGGGGATGAAAAACGTCACCCATCAGGAAGACGAGAATGTCACGATTCTCGAGCAGGAGACGACCCAGTCCCGGTTCACCGCCGAGTCGAGTTACAACGGTACGAGCGTCGAGGTATCGATACACATCAGCGAGGCCGTCGAAACCGACGAGGATCACCTCGTGACCGTCGGCATCTATCCGAACGAACGTCGCGACGAGGAAGAGCCAAATATCATCTCGCTCATGGAGTCGGTTTCCGAGGCGTCGCCGGAAGACGGCGAGAGTCAGAACGAATCGGAGGAAAACAGCGGTGACGACGAAAGCGACGGAAGCAGCGGAGACGGCGAGACCGACGGAAACAGTAGCGACGACGGCGGCATTCTGTGAGTCGCGGCTGAGAACGGCGGAAACCGCGTTTCGGTCGAACCCGACACCCCTTTACTCGAGCCCTGAATACGGATCGGTATGTTCCTAGCCTTGCGCGAATCGGTCGAAGACGCCCTCGAGGGGGCGCTTTCGGCCCGCGGGTTCCCGACCGGGGATCTCGGCATCGAAGAGCCGCCCGAAGACGTCGACAGCGTGCTCGCCTCGAGCGTCGCCTTTCGACTGGCCGGCGAAGCGGGGGCACCGCCGCCGCAGGTCGCCCAGCAACTGGCAGAGGAGATCGACACCGACGAACTGCCCTACGTCGACCGCGTCGAAACGCAGGGACCGTATCTGAACTTCCTCCCGAACGAGGCCTACGTCGAGGCGACCGTTGAACGGGCGGCCGAACCGACCTACGGCCACCTCAAGGACCGCAAGGAATCCGTCGTCATCGAGCACACGAGCGCGAACCCGACGGGGCCGGTCCACGTCGGCCGCGCCCGAAACCCGATCATCGGCGACGCGGTCTCGAACCTCCTCGCGACGGCGGGCTACGACGTCGACCGCCACTACTACGTCAACGACGCGGGTCGACAGATGGCCGTCTTCACGTGGGCCTACGAAACCTTCGACGAGGACGACCTCGAGACCGAACCCGAACGCGACCGCATCGAGTACGATCTGGTGCGATACTACCGCAAGGGCAATGCCTACCTCGAGAGCGCGCCCGAAGCCGAGGTCGAAGCCGCCGAGGCCGAAATCGAGTCGATCATGCAGGGACTCGAAGCGGGCGATGAGGCGGCCTACGAGCGCGTCACCGAGGTCGTCGATCAGGTGCTCTCGGGGATGAAAGCGTGTCTCGCCCGACTGCCCGCCGAATTCGACGAGTTCGTCAAGGAGACGCGGTTCATGAAAGACGGCTCGACCGACGACGTCGTCGCCCGGCTCAAGGAACTCGACGGCGCGGTCTACGAGGAGGATGCCTGGCAACTCGAGCTCGACGAGCAGGGCATCGACAAGAATCTCGTCTTCCTGCGCTCGGACGGAACCTCGCTGTACCCGACGCGGGATCTGGCCCACCACGAGTGGAAACTCGAGAACTACGACCGGGCCGTGACCGTGCTGGGCGAGGACCACAAACTGCAGGCCAGCCAGATCCGGACGACCCTCGAGTTGCTCGGGACCGACACGGACGACCTTCGCCAGGTGCTTTACTCCTACGTCAACCTTCCCGAGGGGAAGATGTCAACCCGGCGCGGGACCGGCGTCGACCTCGACGATCTGCTCGACGAGGCCATCTCGCGCGCACGCGACGAAGTCGAGTCCCGTCTCGACGATCGCATCCGCGACGACGACTTAGACGACGACGACATCGAGCGCATCGCTCATCAGGTCGGTATCGGCGCGGTTCGCTACGATATCGTCTCGAAGCAGCCGACCAAGGCGATCACCTTCGAGTGGGAACAGGCCCTCGACTTCGAAGCCCAGTCGGCACCCTACGTCCAGTACGTCCACGCGCGC contains the following coding sequences:
- the argS gene encoding arginine--tRNA ligase — encoded protein: MFLALRESVEDALEGALSARGFPTGDLGIEEPPEDVDSVLASSVAFRLAGEAGAPPPQVAQQLAEEIDTDELPYVDRVETQGPYLNFLPNEAYVEATVERAAEPTYGHLKDRKESVVIEHTSANPTGPVHVGRARNPIIGDAVSNLLATAGYDVDRHYYVNDAGRQMAVFTWAYETFDEDDLETEPERDRIEYDLVRYYRKGNAYLESAPEAEVEAAEAEIESIMQGLEAGDEAAYERVTEVVDQVLSGMKACLARLPAEFDEFVKETRFMKDGSTDDVVARLKELDGAVYEEDAWQLELDEQGIDKNLVFLRSDGTSLYPTRDLAHHEWKLENYDRAVTVLGEDHKLQASQIRTTLELLGTDTDDLRQVLYSYVNLPEGKMSTRRGTGVDLDDLLDEAISRARDEVESRLDDRIRDDDLDDDDIERIAHQVGIGAVRYDIVSKQPTKAITFEWEQALDFEAQSAPYVQYVHARCCGILAESTDADDLDAVVETLATDVDAAALETDAEQHLVETIARFPAVIDEAADDLQPHQVATYTREFADAFNAFYRECPVLADDVDPEVREARLALVAASRHTIANALSVLGVAAPRSM